A segment of the Ammospiza nelsoni isolate bAmmNel1 chromosome 9, bAmmNel1.pri, whole genome shotgun sequence genome:
TCCAACTGTACAATTTCCAATTTAGTTACTCTTAGGGAGATGAAAACATAGCCTTCAACACTGTCCTTGGATATGCTGGGTAGGCTGAGACTTGTGAGAAATTAATGTATTcatttaatctcatttttgCAAATCTGCAAATGTTCCTGTGCTGAGCTTGGTTTTATGCTACCCAGGCTAAATCAAGGAGCATATTAGGGGCTATTTCCCTGTCAGAAGCTTTGATTGCACTATTTCTGGATCCCATTCCCAGAAGGTGCCAAGCAATTTGGGGGGAAGTGGGCTGAGGGGACAGAGGGCACCTTCTCTCTTGCAGCACTGGTGTTTAAGGGAGGATGGGGTTTTTCAAGACAGCATTTCATCTTGCTGAGTTGACACTTCCAAGATAGTGAGTTCATTGCACCCGTTCCACTCAAGTTAGTAGGAAATGGGCAGCCACATCCCTTTGCACTGTTAGGAAAACCCTTACATGAGTCACTTTGGTCCCGATTCCACTGTGAACTATGACCTTACTCTTCCTGCACCAAAGAGGAAATCACAGTGAGTGCCTCCTGCTCAGTGCACTGTGTGAATGGCCAACAGGCCCTGAAGGAGTTCTGCATGCTCCCTCTCACCTGTTAAAATACATAAAGAACCTTTTCCACTTGCTTTGACCATCTGAGAAAACCCTGTTGTAAGTAAAAAGGGATTGTCAGCCTAGGTTTGATCTTGTTAGATGTTGAACACCTTCTACTGCCactgaagaaaagaggaaacaaaggCATTCAACACCTGCAGCACCACCTGTTGAAGACCATGTCCTAAGGGATTAACAATAACTAGGAAGACAATATAATAATCTCTTACAAACTACACAACCCAAAGCATACATCTTAAACACAGTTTCCCTGGTGGGATtaggaaatggaaagaaaaacagacaaaatcaTTTACTTTTACCAGTAAAAATTAAGTTACAGATGCCCTTGCTCTCAGGgcaaacaaactaaaaatatcttaaaacagtgaaaaaatatgagaaaattttatttaaaaatatacgTACTCCTTACTCCAAATTTGTTTGTACAGAAAggatttgaaaaagaaaaaaataatgacaaattAAATGCATAATCAGAGTATGCATTCTCTAGAGCGTTTTTGGTAGAAGTgttatttctgtaaaactgaGCAAGAAGAAGTTATTCAGCTTTCATTTGCTCCCTGACATCAGAAGGCAAAGTTTCAAACAAGTTGTCCTCTACAGTGAAACCAGTCCTCTTCAGAGCTCTACACTCACCGAGCTCAGGCGGGAGGATTTCAAAGTGATTGCCTTTAATATCCAAATAGGAGAGCAATGTCAAATTACCAATTTTAGGTGAAAGGACTGACAAGttatttttcccaattttcagAGTCTTAAGTTTTTTGCAAAAGTACAGTTCGTCTGGCACACTCTCCACTTTGTTGCAAGTAATGGAAAAGTACTGTAAACTCTGAAGAACTCCTATTTCAGGTGGGATAAAGCGAATGTCATTGTAAGACAAATCCAAGTATCTGATTTTGTTGCATAGGAACAGGTGGGATGGAAGAACCTCTATTTTGTTATGGCTGAAGGAAAGCCGCTCCAGACTGGTGAGTTTCTTTATGTGCTCTGGGATGTACGTTATACTGTTGTACCACAGCTTTAGAATGGTCAGCTTTCGCAGATGTTGAAAACTTACTATTTCTTCAATGGATTTGAGGTTGTTTTCCTTTAGATCCAATTCCTGAAGACTGAGAAGGCTGAAGACTGCATGAGGTATGCGCTCTAAATCACAATGAACCAATTCCAGCTGTGTCAGGTTGACCATTTTCTTCAGGTTGTTGAGCATCACTAACTTAGAGCCATCATTATGGATACACAATTTCTGCAGGTGACTTGAAACATCAACTGCAGATTGTGGGATTTTGGACAAATTACTTTTTATGTGTAGAACTTTCAGGCTTTTAAGTTCCCGAAAAGACTCCAGTGTAATGTTTTTAGAAATATCATGACTTAGGGAACCAATTAAATAGAGTTCTTCCAAATTTCTGAGGCCATACATCCAATGTGGAAGTTCTCTGATGTCATCAAACTTGACGCTCAAGATCTTGAGATTCTCCTTCAGAAAAGCCAAGGCAGCACTGTGGATCTTCACAGAGCACTGGTGCAATGAGAGCTCCTGGAGATTGTCCAACTGTGCAATGGTTGCTGGTATCATTAcattattaattatttcaagTTTTAAAGACTGCAGCTCAGTAATTTCAAACACTGTGTCTGGTAGTCCAGAAAGcatgaaaagctgcagctccAAATGGCTGTGGGAGTTTGTCTGCAGCCTCTGTCGCAGTTTATCTGCAGTCCACTCATTGTTTAGGTTCAGCTGCTTCAGCTTATTTTCACTGACTTCGGACAGGAAGACAGCAAAGCGCTTGGAGTAGAGAGGATCGTACTGATCGATCATATGAAGCATGAAGGCAAAGTCGTTCTTGACATCGGGGATGTCGTCAATTCCCGTCTCCTGCCGGACGTACTCAAATGAATATTCCTTCAGGGAACGGTAGAACAACCAGTACAGTGTATAAAGGCATGTCAGGCCATAGATGCTTACAAAGCACAGGTAGCAGTAAGAAAGTTTAGAGAACAGATGTGCCATCGTGTGATTACAGCAAAAGTTCTTGTATCCTGTCATGTCTTCAATATCAACATTACAGACTACTGTAAAATTAACTTCTGAGACAAGTGCTGTGTTGTAAGCAATAATAATAAGGAATTTAATTACCTTAAGTACAGTCTGGCGAACGTACATGACATAGAGTATATCACCCTCCTCAACATGCAGTCGAAATTTCTTCACCTTTTCAAACAGTGCTTTGGCCTGTTCACCTTCTTTTTTATCTAATGCCCCAGGTGTTCCCTTATCCACAACTAACTTCTCAGGGATTGATTTTAAAGACTGCGTCTTGACCAAAGTGCCTTCAGTGCTTGGCTGAGTAGTATTAGACTTGTTAATGTTGTTCTTCCTGTTATCCTTCTCTTCAGAGTCTTCCCCTGACACTTCAGATAAAGCTCTCG
Coding sequences within it:
- the LRRC8C gene encoding volume-regulated anion channel subunit LRRC8C gives rise to the protein MIPVTEFRQFSEQQPAFRVLKPWWDVFTDYLSVAMLMIGVFGCTLQVMQDKIICLPKRVQPCQNQSNSSNVLSTMPDTTPLPPPRPSTPPATVEMKGLKTDLDLQQYSFINQVCYERALHWYAKYFPYLVLIHTLVFMLCSNFWFKFPGSSSKIEHFISILGKCFDSPWTTRALSEVSGEDSEEKDNRKNNINKSNTTQPSTEGTLVKTQSLKSIPEKLVVDKGTPGALDKKEGEQAKALFEKVKKFRLHVEEGDILYVMYVRQTVLKVIKFLIIIAYNTALVSEVNFTVVCNVDIEDMTGYKNFCCNHTMAHLFSKLSYCYLCFVSIYGLTCLYTLYWLFYRSLKEYSFEYVRQETGIDDIPDVKNDFAFMLHMIDQYDPLYSKRFAVFLSEVSENKLKQLNLNNEWTADKLRQRLQTNSHSHLELQLFMLSGLPDTVFEITELQSLKLEIINNVMIPATIAQLDNLQELSLHQCSVKIHSAALAFLKENLKILSVKFDDIRELPHWMYGLRNLEELYLIGSLSHDISKNITLESFRELKSLKVLHIKSNLSKIPQSAVDVSSHLQKLCIHNDGSKLVMLNNLKKMVNLTQLELVHCDLERIPHAVFSLLSLQELDLKENNLKSIEEIVSFQHLRKLTILKLWYNSITYIPEHIKKLTSLERLSFSHNKIEVLPSHLFLCNKIRYLDLSYNDIRFIPPEIGVLQSLQYFSITCNKVESVPDELYFCKKLKTLKIGKNNLSVLSPKIGNLTLLSYLDIKGNHFEILPPELGECRALKRTGFTVEDNLFETLPSDVREQMKAE